TATTGGAATATCAAACCGCAACTTCATTCCAGCCGCACCGGCGGACACGGCTGGATCGTCGAGCTCGACAAAATCGAGCGGCGCCGACAGCCCGCAACAGCACATGGCACAAGCGCATGACCGTAATTGACCAGATTTATCAAGAGGATAAGGCCCCCCGTCCGCCCGGCCATCCGCGCATCCTGGCGCTGGCCAACCAGAAGGGCGGCGTCGGCAAGACCACCACGGCGATCAATCTCGGCACCGCGCTCGCGGCGATTGGCGAGCGGGTGCTGATCGTCGATCTCGATCCGCAGGGCAACGCCTCCACCGGCCTTGGCATCGACCGCCGCAACCGCAGCTGCTCGACCTACGACGTGCTGATCGGCGAGGCGCCGCTGCGCGACGCGGTGGTGCCGACCGCAGTGCCGCGGCTGCATATCGCGGCTTCGACCATGGATCTCTCCGGCCTCGAACTCGAGCTCGGCTCGACCCGCGACCGCGCCTTCCGCCTGCGCGATGCGATCGCGGCGTTGAATTCCAACGCCGCCCCCGATTCCGATTACACCTATGTGCTGATCGATTGTCCGCCGTCGCTCAATCTTCTCACGGTCAACGCGATGGCGGCGTCGGACGCAATCCTGGTGCCGCTGCAGTGCGAGTTCTTCGCGCTCGAGGGCCTGTCGCAATTGCTGCAGACGGTGGAGCAGGTGCGCTCGACGCTCAATCCCAATCTGTCGATCCACGGCATCGTGCTGACCATGTTCGACTCGCGCAACAATTTGTCGAACCAGGTCGTCGCCGACGTCAGGCAGTTCATGGGCAGCAAGGTCTACAACACTATGATCCCGCGCAACGTGCGCATCTCCGAGGCGCCGTCCTACGGCAAGCCGGTCCTGGTGTACGATCTCAAATGCGTCGGCAGCGACGCCTATCTCAAGCTCGCGACCGAAGTGATCCAGCGCGAGCGCGAGCTGCGCACGCATTGAGGCAATCGTAGGGTGGGCAAAGCGAAGCGTGCCCACCGAAATAGTCTTCCACGGGTCATGGTGGGCATGGCGCGAAGCGCGCCTTTGCCCACCCTACGATCCAATGGAGCCTTCTTCAGATTCTAGTCCGGAGTATTGCTAAGTGAATCCAAGGGAGCTGGCGATGGCCGACGAAGCGCGTTCGCGATTGGGCCGCGGTCTTGCAAGTCTGATCGGCGATGTCGGCGGCGAGGCCGCGCATGTCGAGCGGCCTCGCGCGCAGCGCAAGGTGCCGATTGAATTTCTCAAGGCCAATCCGCGCAATCCGCGCCGCACCTTTTCCGATGCCGAACTTTCCGAACTTTCGGACTCGATCAAGCAGCACGGCGTGATCCAGCCGATCGTGGTGCGTCCGGTCAAGGGCGTACAGGACCGTTACGAGATCATTGCCGGCGAACGCCGCTGGCGCGCGTCGCAGATCGCAGGCCTGCACGAAGTGCCGATCGTGCCGGTCGATGTCAGCGACAGCGATGCGCTCGAGATCGCTATCATCGAGAACGTGCAGCGCGAAGACCTCAATGCGATGGAGGAGGCGCAGGGCTATCACGCGCTCGCCAATGAATTCAAACGCAGCCAGGACGAGATTGCGAAGATCGTCGGCAAGAGCCGCAGCCACGTCGCCAACATGATGCGGCTGACGAAATTGCCGGCCGAAGTTCAGGCCTACATCGCGCTCGGCCAGTTGTCGGCCGGGCACGCGCGCGCCTTGATCGGCGTGCCCGATCCCGTTG
The sequence above is drawn from the Bradyrhizobium sediminis genome and encodes:
- a CDS encoding ParA family protein, whose translation is MTVIDQIYQEDKAPRPPGHPRILALANQKGGVGKTTTAINLGTALAAIGERVLIVDLDPQGNASTGLGIDRRNRSCSTYDVLIGEAPLRDAVVPTAVPRLHIAASTMDLSGLELELGSTRDRAFRLRDAIAALNSNAAPDSDYTYVLIDCPPSLNLLTVNAMAASDAILVPLQCEFFALEGLSQLLQTVEQVRSTLNPNLSIHGIVLTMFDSRNNLSNQVVADVRQFMGSKVYNTMIPRNVRISEAPSYGKPVLVYDLKCVGSDAYLKLATEVIQRERELRTH
- a CDS encoding ParB/RepB/Spo0J family partition protein, producing the protein MADEARSRLGRGLASLIGDVGGEAAHVERPRAQRKVPIEFLKANPRNPRRTFSDAELSELSDSIKQHGVIQPIVVRPVKGVQDRYEIIAGERRWRASQIAGLHEVPIVPVDVSDSDALEIAIIENVQREDLNAMEEAQGYHALANEFKRSQDEIAKIVGKSRSHVANMMRLTKLPAEVQAYIALGQLSAGHARALIGVPDPVAAAKRIVEEGLNVRQAEALAHVEGVPVRKPQKARSGKVKDPDTVALEKRVSDALGLAVTVDHRDPGGTVHIRYGDLEQLDEILRRLDKSA